Proteins encoded in a region of the Vitis riparia cultivar Riparia Gloire de Montpellier isolate 1030 chromosome 7, EGFV_Vit.rip_1.0, whole genome shotgun sequence genome:
- the LOC117918911 gene encoding protein SKIP34, whose protein sequence is MCYDQLRSLSEDEIIPPRTTRSPDENAVVVEDLRSRLAETQVRLEQARAREAELSRRLQEMKRFVSVMEILETYLKRRYQEQQQHVERLLSVIPQKQ, encoded by the coding sequence ATGTGCTACGATCAGCTTCGATCTTTGTCGGAAGATGAAATCATACCGCCGCGCACCACCAGATCGCCGGACGAGAACGCCGTGGTGGTGGAGGATCTGAGAAGCCGCTTAGCGGAGACTCAGGTGCGGCTTGAACAAGCCAGGGCTAGAGAAGCCGAGCTCAGCCGCCGCCTCCAGGAGATGAAACGCTTCGTCTCTGTCATGGAGATCCTCGAGACCTACCTCAAGCGACGCTACCAAGAGCAGCAACAACACGTTGAGCGCTTGCTCTCCGTGATTCCCCAAAAGCAGTAG